The DNA region CGTCGAACCTGACGGCCCACGGGTAGAGGAAGATGATCTCGATGTCGAAGATGATGAAGAGCATCGCGGTGATGTAGTACTTCACCGGGAAACGACCGCCCAGCGCCTGAGGCGTGGCCTCGATCCCGCACTCGTAGGGATCCGCCTTGGCCTGGTTGGCGCGACTCGGTCCCACGACCGAGCTCATGATCACCGAACCGACCGCGAAGAGCGTCGCCAGTCCCGCCAACGCGAGCACCGGCACGTAGAGCTCCATCTCGCCTCCTACCCTGAGCGGCCCACCCCTTCTTGAGACTTTGTGAATAGAATCACAATGTGGGCCAACTCACATCCTGCCACTCCTGCGGCGGATTGCAAGTGGGTTGCTGAAATGGCGCGCGGGCACTTTCCCGCCATGGCGGGAAAGTGCCCGCGCATCCGGCGGCAAACGCTTGCAGAATCACGCCATGGCGGGGTTGTGACAGGTCAGACGTCGGCGTTAGCCGCCGGCGTTGGCGCGTCGAGGAAAGCTCGGGGGATCACGACGGTCCGCCGGTCCAGGCTCGCAAGTCCCCTGCGGGGCCGGATCGGCACAACGTTGTACGCCACGACGTGCTCAGTCGCTCGGACCTGTCGGAGCCAGCCCCGATGCCAGGCGACACTCCCCCACGGCCCCTGAATCAGGACGGATTCGCCCACCGAGCCGACGACGGTCGCGCCGACCGGATACATAACGGAGATCGGGGCCCGCCCTCCGCGGAGTGCACTCACCGTGTAGAGCAGCAGAATCAGCGTCCAGACGATCATCTGCCGGTAGGCGCCGTCGATCAGGTTGGTCGTGCATTGGAAGACAGCCAACGCCAGGAACACCCACACCGGCCACCTCATCTGCTGACGCATCCAGCCACGGCTGAGCCGTACCTGAAGCGCTCGATCGATCACGACTGGCTCGCCTGAGGGCGCCGGCCCCTCAGACCCGCCCGACCTCATCGTCAGCTCCCGAGCGATGCCCGGACCGATCAACTGAACCGGAAAGTCCAGCGACTTCGACAGCTCCTCGGGCCCAACCAGAAGAGAGGTCTGCACGTGCAGCCTGAACCGGCCGATCCGCTGCGGGAAGCGCACGGTCACCGATCCATGATCGACCTGTGTGAGCCGTGACCACGGGTAGAGGGCGAGGCGGTTGGGCGTACGCACTCCCAGACCGGTCGTCGTCGCCCACGATGTGAACGTGGATCCGACCGGGAAGTCGCCTTCGACCCGGCGGCGCACCGACTGGACTCCCGTTGCCGCCAGGAGTACCTGGACGGCGACCGTCACCGCCGCGATCAGCATCAGTTCGATATCGAACGGAAGCTGATCGATCGGCAAGCCCCAGGCCCACAGGTAGACCCCGACCAAGATCGGCGGAAACGCCGCCACGGCGACCCAGAAGCCCAGGCTCGTCAGCTGAGCCATCACCTCGGCTCGCCTCAGGCGACGCTGATCGGCGATCGTGACGGTCCAGTCAGTCACCGATCCCGGCACCACATCCACGTCCACGAACGGCTCCCCTCAGCGTCCCCGCGGCCCAAAGTCGCCGCAGCGTAACGGATACCGGGGAGGGAATGTCGGCAAACTCGGAACGGGTCCCCGTCAGTCGGGATCTGGGCGGATCCAGCCCTTGGCGAGACCCGCACGGACGATCGCGTCGGTGGCTTCCCCGAGGGTGGTGCTCGCTGCGACGACGCCGGCTTCACGGGCGCGGACCCGGGATTCGGTGGCGCCGGGCATGCTCCAGGTGCCACCGCGGTTGAGCCAGTTGAGGAGCATCGGCTCGAGGCGGTCCATCGCCTTGCAGAAGCGCGCCTCGGGGGTCTGAGCGGCCTCGAACTCGTCCCACAGCGCGCGGATCTCCCCCGCCTGGTCCGGCGGCAGCATCGTGAAGAGACGGTCGGCGGCGGCAAGCTCGCGCTCGACCTGGTCGACGACCGCAGCAGCGTCGAAGACCGGGCTGTCGCCGGCGTAGATCTCGACCATGTCGTGGATGATCACAAGCTTGATCGCGTGCCCGACATCGATCGGCTCGTCGGCGTACTCGGCCAGCAGCAGC from Nocardioides luteus includes:
- a CDS encoding HD domain-containing protein, with protein sequence MDDSPADLITDLNPLPAEIGGRLRAQLEFIAEADRLKTILRASPLAAADRRENDAEHSWHLALMVLLLAEYADEPIDVGHAIKLVIIHDMVEIYAGDSPVFDAAAVVDQVERELAAADRLFTMLPPDQAGEIRALWDEFEAAQTPEARFCKAMDRLEPMLLNWLNRGGTWSMPGATESRVRAREAGVVAASTTLGEATDAIVRAGLAKGWIRPDPD
- a CDS encoding NADH-quinone oxidoreductase subunit A, which codes for MELYVPVLALAGLATLFAVGSVIMSSVVGPSRANQAKADPYECGIEATPQALGGRFPVKYYITAMLFIIFDIEIIFLYPWAVRFDAMGWFGLAEMGLFLLTVFVAYAYVWRRGGLDWD